In Helianthus annuus cultivar XRQ/B chromosome 8, HanXRQr2.0-SUNRISE, whole genome shotgun sequence, a single genomic region encodes these proteins:
- the LOC110870616 gene encoding uncharacterized protein LOC110870616, whose translation MASNPWWPSSSDDEEEMFFANAERQGAHEKLVNDYFSDEPLYNAYIFRRRFRMSRRLFTRIANDLAGLDPFFTQRPDARNYEGFTTLQKCTAAIRQLAYGTVADALDEYLQMSARTTRECLYRFCHNVVKLYSKKYLRKPNSYDVQQLYQAHEARHGFPGMLGSIDCMHWGWHNCSTAWRGQYTRGDHGYPTVILEAVASQDLWIWHSFFGLPGSLNDLNVLYQSAIFTDFVNGTGPDTRFTVSGVEYRRGYYLADGIYPSWSTIVKTIPYPEDEKRKKFAKRQEAARKDIERAFDEGRAICEYDENTSYGNTVPVDPPQQDLNSFSLTNDFTHANLQQDLVEHIWNNVNMVDGDGDEDEDE comes from the exons ATGGCTTCTAATCCTTGGTGGCCCTCGTCTTCGGATGACGAAGAGGAGATGTTTTTCGCAAACGCT GAGCGCCAAG GAGCGCACGAGAAATTGGTGAACGATTATTTTTCGGATGAACCACTTTACAACGCCTACATTTTCAGGCGCAGGTTCCGAATGAGTCGCCGCTTATTCACACGGATTGCTAATGATTTGGCGGGGCTAGACCCGTTTTTCACGCAACGACCTGATGCTCGAAATTATGAAGGGTTTACCACGTTACAAAAGTGTACtgcggccattcgccaactggcGTACGGGACAGTGGCCGACGCTTTGGACGAGTACTTACAGATGTCGGCAAGAACTACGCGGGAATGTTTGTATCGGTTTTGCCATAATGTGGTGAAACTGTATAGCAAAAAATATTTGCGGAAACCAAACTCGTATGATGTTCAACAGTTGTACCAAGCTCATGAAGCAAGGCACGGGTTTCCGGGAATGCTTGGTAGCATTGATTGTATGCATTGGGGGTGGCATAATTGCTCGACTGCGTGGCGCGGCCAATATACGCGAGGTGATCACGGCTATCCAACCGTGATACTTGAAGCCGTGGCATCACAAGATTTGTGGATATGGCATTCTTTCTTTGGTCTCCCTGGTTCACTCAACGACCTCAACGTGTTATACCAATCGGCGATCTTTACCGATTTCGTTAATGGAACCGGTCCGGACACACGTTTTACAGTTTCTGGGGTTGAGTATAGACGTGGGTATTATCTTGCTGACGGGATATATCCGTCTTGGTCTACAATTGTAAAGACTATTCCATATCCCGAGGacgaaaaaaggaaaaaattcgCCAAGCGTCAAGAAGCTGCAAGAAAAGACATCGAACGTGCTTTTG ACGAAGGTCGGGCGATTTGTGAGTATGATGAGAATACATCTTACGGGAACACTGTCCCGGTTGATCCCCCACaacaggatttaaactcgttcTCGCTAACAAATGACTTCACGCATGCAAACCTTCAACAAGATTTGGTAGAACATATTTGGAACAACGTTAACATGGTGGACGGTGACGGAGACGAAGACGAAGACGAGTAG
- the LOC110870617 gene encoding acyltransferase-like protein At1g54570, chloroplastic, with protein sequence MILSANSFCVPIARCRQRSLSGGDPKVFLTESRRRVEMNGKNRMGGRDCSENLEALWDDGFGSQSAEDYYKLAEEGFTFSKDDAGPPRWFCPVSCGRPLKDSPLLLYLPGLDCLGLGLLLHEKALGKVFEVRCLHVPVQNRAPLEDLVQFVEEAVRLEHALSPRKPIYLVGDSFGGCLAILVAARNPTLDLVVILVNPATSFERSRLPSLLFLLEALPNVLYGALSLFFLSAIRDLGNFLPKDTLIWRLKLLKSAAAYANSHLQAVTAEVLVLASSKDQLLPSNDEAQRLKQYLQNCVICILKGNDHKLLLKSDSNLLTIIKGCSKYRRTSYHGNMKDYIPPSMSEYRTEYEGHRWVHLATSPVMLSTLEDGKVVRGLGGIPSEGPVLFIGNHMLLGVDLFILFLALLKEKRRMLRGLGHPQMLQLDTEYGIIDTSILLRVFGMLPVSGINLFRLLSSNSYVLLYPGGAREALHRKGEVHKLFWPEQQEFVRMAAKCGATIVPFGSVGEDDVSEMLLDYNDQMNIPGLNNHLQELNEKSLLLRQDVEGEVANQQLHLPLVMPKIPGRFYYLFGKPIKTKGLEKILNDKDMSQALYAQVKRVVETNIAYLIKRRDEDPYRSFVKRVVFQAKTSTPWDKVPTFDP encoded by the exons ATGATATTGAGCGCAAACAGTTTTTGTGTTCCAATTGCAAGATGTAGACAGAGGAGTTTATCTGGTGGGGATCCTAAAGTGTTTTTGACAGAATCACGTAGACGCGTTGAGATGAATGGGAAGAATAGAATGGGGGGGAGGGATTGTTCTGAAAACCTAGAAGCTTTGTGGGATGATGGGTTTGGGAGTCAGAGTGCTGAAGATTACTATAAGTTAGCTGAGGAGGGTTTTACTTTTAGTAAAGACGATGCAGGACCACCGCGGTGGTTTTGCCCCGTTTCCTGTGGTAGACCGTTGAAGGATTCCCCTCTTCTTTTATATTTGCCAG GATTGGATTGTCTTGGATTGGGACTCCTGTTGCACGAGAAAGCACTTGGGAA AGTTTTCGAAGTTAGATGCTTGCATGTTCCTGTTCAAAATAGAGCACCACTTGAAG ATTTGGTTCAATTTGTCGAAGAAGCTGTGAGGCTTGAGCATGCCTTATCTCCAAGGAAGCCAATTTATCTGGTTGGAGATTCCTTTGGTGGGTGTTTAGCTATTTTAGTCGCTGCCCGTAATCCTACACTTGACTTGGTAGTTATACTAGTAAATccag CAACCTCTTTCGAGAGGTCACGACTTCCATCTTTGCTTTTTCTTCTTGAGGCTCTGCCGAATGTACTCTATGGTGCCTTGAGTTTATTTTTCTTATCTGCAATACGG GATTTAGGCAATTTTTTACCAAAAGACACTCTGATCTGGAGATTGAAACTGCTTAAATCAGCTGCTGCTTATGCTAATTCTCATCTTCAGGCCGTTACAGCTGAAGTATTGGTGTTGGCCAG TTCCAAGGATCAGCTCCTCCCTAGTAATGATGAAGCACAAAGGCTAAAACAATATTTGCAGAACTGCGTAATATGCATCTTAAAAGGCAACGATCATAAACTCCTGTTG AAAAGTGATAGTAATTTGTTAACAATAATTAAAGGTTGTTCAAAATACCGCCGCACATCATATCATGGTAATATGAAGGATTATATCCCTCCCAGTATGTCAGAGTATAGAACGGAATACGAAGGACATCG GTGGGTCCATCTCGCTACGAGTCCCGTAATGCTTTCAACTTTGGAGGACGGAAAGGTAGTGCGTGGATTGGGCGGGATTCCAAGTGAAGGCCCCGTATTGTTTATTGGTAATCACATGCTCTTGGGGGTTGATCTTTTCATACTTTTTCTGGCGCTTTTGAAAGAAAAACGCAGAATGCTTCGTGGGTTAGGTCACCCACAAATGCTTCAACTTGATACCGAGTATGGGATAATTGATACTTCCATTTTGTTGAGAGTATTTGGTATGTTGCCCGTCTCTGGAATCAATCTTTTCAGATTGTTGTCATCTAATTCATACGTGCTGCTATATCCTGGTGGCGCACGTGAGGCTCTCCACCGCAAG GGTGAAGTTCACAAGTTATTTTGGCCTGAACAACAAGAATTTGTAAGGATGGCAGCAAAATGTGGAGCTACCATTGTACCTTTCGGGTCCGTTGGGGAAGATGATGTGTCTGAA ATGCTCCTGGATTATAACGATCAGATGAACATTCCTGGACTCAACAACCATCTACAGGAGCTTAATGAAAAATCACTTCTTTTGAG GCAAGATGTTGAAGGGGAGGTTGCTAACCAACAACTTCATTTGCCTTTGGTTATGCCCAAAATACCTGGTCGGTTTTACTATCTATTCGGAAAACCAATAAAAACTAAGGGATTGGAGAAGATTTTGAACGACAAAGATATGTCGCAAGCATTGTACGCCCAAGTAAAGCGCGTGGTTGAGACGAATATTGCGTATCTAATTAAGAGGCGAGACGAGGATCCTTATCGAAGTTTTGTAAAAAGGGTTGTGTTTCAGGCCAAAACTAGCACTCCCTGGGACAAAGTTCCCACGTTTGATCCTTAG
- the LOC110873788 gene encoding putative TrmH family tRNA/rRNA methyltransferase, producing MEDDDEGLKSYVVIHNIAKRHNVGTLARSATAFGVSEVILVGRRDFNSFGSHGSTSHIPFRHFYSLSDARLFLKAKGCDICGVEITPNATSVTTHPFKTSTAFLLGNEGTGLSAKECDFCDYFVYIPQYGCGTASLNVTVAASIILHHFAVWAGFPERTRDGNKFVVAERPVHKVGRNFCTETAESVAAERNLKRENDAKNGFFEDTEGSDSSNNLLDAVFGD from the exons ATGGAGGACGACGATGAGGGTTTGAAGAGCTACGTAGTGATACACAACATAGCAAAGAGGCACAACGTAGGGACATTAGCTCGTAGCGCCACCGCATTCGGCGTTTCTGAAGTGATTCTTGTGGGGCGGCGTGACTTCAACTCCTTCGGCAGCCATGGGTCCACCTCTCACATCCCTTTCCGCCATTTCTACTCCCTCTCCGACGCCCGCCTCTTCCTCAAGGCCAAAGGTTGTGACATATGTGGTGTTGAGATTACTCCCAACGCTACCTCTGTAACCACTCACCCCTTTAAAACAAGCACAGCTTTTCTTCTCGGCAACGAGGGTACTGGCTTATCTGCTAAAGAATGTgatttttgtgattattttgtCTATATCCCCCAATATGGCTGTGGCACCGCTTCTCTAAATGTTACTGTTGCGGCTTCCATTATTCTACATCACTTTGCAG TCTGGGCAGGATTTCCTGAGCGAACTCGTGATGGGAACAAGTTTGTTGTAGCAGAAAGACCGGTGCATAAGGTGGGGCGTAACTTCTGCACTGAAACAGCAGAATCTGTCGCTGCAGAACGCAATCTTaaaagagaaaatgatgctaaAAACGGATTTTTTGAAGATACAGAAGGAAGTGATTCTTCTAACAATCTTCTTGATGCTGTTTTTGGAGATTGA